ATCACCATCAAAGCCCATAGCGTTACCCTGTATTACACAGCGAAGGACGGCAAGACCTATCAGCTCAACTTCATCGACACACCTGGCCATGTGGACTTCCATTATGAGGTCAGCCGCTCGCTGGCAGCCTGTGAAGGTGCCTTGCTGGTAGTCGATGCGGCGCAGGGTGTTGAGGCGCAATCGGTAGCCAACTGTTATACCGCCATCGAGCAGGGTCTGGAAGTGATGCCGGTGCTGAACAAAATCGATCTGCCCCAGGCCGAGCCCGAACGGGTGCAGGCCGAGATTGAAAGCGTGATCGGCATTGATGCCACTGATGCGGTGACCTGCAGTGCGAAGAGCGGTATGGGTGTCGAGGACGTGCTGGAGCGTCTGATTGCAGTGATCCCACCGCCGGTCGGTGAGATCGAAGCACCGCTGCAGGCATTGATCATTGACTCCTGGTTCGACAACTATCTGGGTGTGGTCTCGTTGGTGCGCGTCAAACAGGGCCGCATCAAGAAAGGTGACAAGGTTCTGGTCAAGTCCACCGGCAAGCTGCATCAGGTCGACAGTGTGGGTGTCTTCAATCCCAAGCACACCGAAACCGGTGATCTCAAGGCCGGGGAAGTGGGCTTCATCATCGCCGGCATCAAGGACATCCATGGCGCGCCGGTAGGCGATACGCTGACACTGTCCAACACGCCGGATGTGGACATGCTGCCCGGCTTCAAGAAGGTCCAGCCGCAGGTCTATGCCGGTTTGTTCCCGGTCAGTTCCGATGATTTCGAAGACTTCCGCGACGCGCTGTCCAAGCTCACGCTCAACGATGCCGCGTTGCAGTACGAGCCGGAAAGCTCGGATGCCCTGGGTTTCGGCTTCCGTATCGGCTTCCTCGGCATGCTGCACATGGAGATCATTCAGGAGCGTCTCGAGCGCGAATATGATCTTGACCTGATTACCACTGCGCCGACCGTGATATTCGAGGTGGTGAAGAAGGATGGCGAGAAGATCTACGTCGATAACCCTTCACGCCTGCCCGACCCGTCACTGATCGACGAAATGCGCGAGCCCATAGTGCGAGCCAACATTCTTGTGCCTCAGGACCATCTCGGCAGCGTCATCACTCTGTGTATCGAGAAGCGGGGCGTGCAGCATGACCTCGTGTTTCTCGGCACTCAGGTGCAGGTGATCTATGACCTGCCGATGAATGAGGTGGTGCTGGACTTCTTCGATCGTCTGAAGTCGGTCAGCCGGGGTTATGCGTCACTGGATTACGCGTTTGATCGGTTCCAGGCCGCCAATCTGGTGCGTCTGGATGTATTGATCAACAGCGAGAAGGTCGATGCGTTGGCGTTGATCGTGCATCGCGACAACGCTGCGTTCAAGGGTCGGCAGCTGGTCGAAAAAATGAAAGAGTTGATTCCTCGCCAGATGTTCGATGTTGCCATCCAATCCGCTGTGGGTGGGCAGGTGGTGGCGCGTTCGACGGTCAAGGCGCTGCGCAAGAACGTTATCGCCAAGTGTTATGGTGGCGATGCCAGTCGGAAGAAGAAGCTGCTTGAGAAACAGAAGGCCGGTAAGAAACGGATGAAGCAGGTTGGTAACGTCGAGATTCCACAGGAAGCCTTCCTGGCCGTCCTGAAAGTGGAATAACCAGAATGTTCATCGCAACCGGGCCGTCCATCAATACACCCCAGGGGTAACGCAAGACCGATTATGCATATCAACTTTCCGCTGTTGCTGGTGATCGCCGTGGCCGTCACCGGTCTGTTGGCACTGTTGGATTTCATCTGGTTTGCACCCAGACGGCGGCGGGCAATGGCCGCCTACGAAGCAGGCGTCGAGGTTACCGATGCCGGTACGCTGGAGCGCCTGAACAAGGAGCCGCTGCTGGTTGAATACGGCAAATCCTTCTTTCCGGTGCTGGCTGTGGTACTGATTCTGCGTTCGTTTCTGGTCGAGCCGTTCCAGATTCCATCCGGCTCGATGAAGCCGACTCTGGAAATCGGTGACTTCATCCTGGTCAATAAGTTTTCCTATGGTATCCGGTTGCCGGTGCTGGAAACCAAGATCATCCCGGTGGGTGACCCGCAGCGCGGTGACGTGATGGTATTCCGTTATCCGAACGACCCGCGGATCAACTACATCAAGCGGGTGGTCGGCCTGCCAGGCGACGTTGTGCGCTATGCCGACAAGCAGCTGTTCGTCAATGGCACGCCGGTAGAGCGTGAACTGCTGCGCACTGTGGGCGATGACGAAGTGCCGGCCGGGCATCCGTTGCAGGCCCTGGCGACGGTTGATATCTATCTGGAAGAGCTGGGCGAAGCATCCCACGAGGCGCGTTACAAACGCCTGTCCCAGACACCTGCAGCGCATGAATGGACAGTGCCTGACGGGCACTATTTCATGATTGGCGACAACCGTGATAACTCCAATGACAGTCGTTACTGGTCCGCACCGGACATGCCGAGGGAGTTGTGGGGCATGGTCCCGGACAACTATATTGTCGGCAAGGCCTTTGCCATATGGATGCATTGGCCCGAGCCGAAACTGAGCAATCTGCCGAGCTTTGCAAGAGCTGGGTTGATTGATTAGCACGCGTCTGGAAACCAGACGCTTTCGGGGTGACCCTTCTGCCAGGGATATGGCAGCAAAACCTATAACATCAACAACGGACGTACGAGGTTATCCCATGCGCCATTCTCAGAAAGGCATGTCATTTTTCGGCTGGTTGGCGGTCATTGCGCTGTTTGTATTTGCTGCCATCACCGCGATGAAACTGGTACCGATCTATATGGATCATTTTGCCCTGCGCAAGATCGTCACCACGGTGAACGAAGATCCCTCGATCAAGATCAACTCGCTGCGCGACCTGCATGCACATATCAACAAGGGCATGCAGATCAACAGCATCCGCGACATCAAGGAAGATGAGGCGATTACCGTGACCGCCAGCGGAACCAATACCTATACTGTCATTATCAAGTATGAGGTGCGTTCACCCATGCTGCGAACCGTGGACCTTCTGGTTCATTTCGATGAAACCCATATTGTCAGACCGCTAAAGTGAGCAATAAGCTAGACCGACTGGAAAGAAGAATAGGCTACAGTTTCAAGGATCAGGACCTGCTGGTTCTGGCCTTGACCCACCGTAGCCTGGGTGGGCGCAATAACGAACGCCTGGAGTTTCTCGGCGATTCGATTCTCAACTTCGTTGCTGCCGAGGCGCTTTTCGAGCGCTTCCCGCAGGCCCGGGAAGGGCAGTTGTCGCGCCTGCGCGCGCGCCTGGTCAAGGGTGTCACCCTGGCTGAACTGGCCAAGGGCTTTGAGCTGGGTGAGTACCTCCGGCTGGGCTCGGGTGAACTGAAAAGCGGCGGGTTCCGCCGTGAATCGATTCTCGCCGACACCACCGAAGCCATTATTGGCGCCATCTACCTCGACAGTGGCATGGAGGCGGCGCGCGAACGCATATTGTTGTGGCTCACCGGCCATATCGAATCGCTGACCCTGGTGGACAACAACAAGGATCCCAAGACGCGCCTGCAGGAGTATCTGCAGGGCCAACATATCGATCTGCCTCAATACGAAGTCATCGACGTCAGCGGTGAAGCCCATTGCCGGGTTTTTCGAGTCGAATGTCGTGCGGCGCCGCTGACCGGACACACATTTGGCGTCGGCAGCAGCCGGCGTCTGGCCGAGCAGGAAGCCGCACAGAAAGCCCTGATCGCCATGGGCGTGGAGAAAGTGAATGAGTGATAGCACACCTCGCTGTGGCTATATTGCCATTGTTGGTCGACCAAACGTGGGCAAGTCGACATTGCTCAACCATATTCTCGGCCAGAAGTTGGCGATCACCTCGCGCAAGCCGCAAACCACCCGCCACACGCTGCTCGGCATCAAGACCGAAGAGAATGTGCAGGCGATCTATGTGGATACCCCCGGCTTGCACAAGGAGAACGAGAAGGCACTGAACCGCTTCATGAACAAGAGTGCCTCTCAGGCACTGCGTGACGTGGACGTGGTGCTGTTCGTGGTGGATCGCATGCGCTGGACCGATGAAGACGAAATGGTCTGGAACAAGGTGCGACACCTGGAATGCCCCGTGGTGCTGGTGGTCAACAAGGTCGACCGCCTGGAAGACAAGAAGGCCATGTTGCCGCACCTGGAATGGTTGACACAGCAGTTGCCCAACGCCGAAATAGTGCCGGTCTCGGCATTGAACGGCGGTAATCTCGATCAACTGCAGACGGTGATTGCCGGCTTGCTACCTGAAGGTGAGCATTTCTACCCGGATGATCAGCTGACTGATCGCAGCTCGCGTTTTCTCGCTGCCGAACTGGTGCGAGAGAAGGTCATGCGCCAGCTGGGCGCCGAGATTCCCTATCAGGTCGCGGTAGAGATCGAGCAGTTCAAGCAGGAAGGTAAGGTACTGCACATTCACGCGCTGATCCTGGTCGAACGCGAAGGCCAGAAAAAGATCATCATCGGTGATGGCGGCGATCGCATGAAGAAGATCGGTCAGGAAGCCCGTCTGGATATGCAGAAACTGTTCGGCAGCAAGATCATGCTCAATCTGTGGGTCAAGGTCCGCCGCGGCTGGTCCGATGATGAGCGTGCCTTGAACTCGCTGGGTTATCGTTTCGACTGACGATGCAGTCACCGCTGAGTCCGGCCTATGTCCTGCATAGCCGCCCCTACCGGGATAGCAGCGCCTTGGTGGACCTGCTGACGCTGCACCACGGTCTGCAGCGGGTGGTCTGGCGTGGGGCACGTGGCCAGCGGCGCAAACTTGCCCCGCAGCCCTTCATGCCGCTCATGGTAGGCATGCTGGGCCGCGGCGAGCTGAAAACTCTGACCCAGGCAGAGATCTCCGGCGGCTTCCTGCAATTGCAGGGCGAAATGTTGTTCAGTGGACTCTATCTCAATGAGCTGCTGGTGCGTCTATTGGGCGCCGGTGACTCTCAACCGCTGCTCTTTGCTGCCTACCAGGGTGCGCTCGAAGCACTCGCAAGCAACCAGCCGGTGGAACCCGTTCTGCGACGCTTCGAATGGCAACTGCTGGCCATTCTGGGCTATGGTTTCAGCCTGACCGAAGACGCCAGCGGACTGCCTGTCCGCGAGCAGCAGCGCTATGTCTGGCACGCGACCGAAGGCCTGCAGCCAGTGCATGACCCGCTGACTATCGACGCCGGCCTGCCGGGCCAGGCGCTGCTGGCCATGGCGGCTGATGACTGGACTGATGCAATCACGCTGCGCGCCGCCAAGCAGTTGATGCGCCAGGCGCTCGGCGTACATCTCGGTGACCGACCATTGGTCAGCCGACAACTTTTTGCCCGGCAACCCCGTAAAGGAGATGAACAGTGACTCAACCGCAGCGTGTACTGCTTGGTGTCAATATCGATCATGTGGCCACTCTGCGCCAGGCCCGTGGTACCCGTTATCCGGACCCGATCCAGGCGGCCATCGAGGCCGAGCAGGCCGGCGCCGATGGCATAACCGTGCATCTGCGTGAAGACCGTCGGCACATCCAGGATCGTGATGTGCGATTGCTTGCAGAAGTTCTGCAGACGCGGATGAACTTTGAAATGGCGGTGACTGACGAAATGATCGCCTTCGCCGCTGAGATCCGTCCCGCTCACGTCTGTCTGGTGCCTGAGCGCCGCGAAGAACTGACTACCGAAGGTGGTCTGGATGTCGCTGGTGGTGGTGCGCGCATCCAACAGGCGGTGGAGCAACTGACAGGTTTCGGTTGCCAGGTCTCCTTATTCATCGATCCGGACCCGCAGCAGATCGAGGCGGCACGCAATGCCGGAGCGCCGGTGATCGAGCTGCATACCGGACATTACGCCGAGACCAGTGGCGCCGAGCAGGAACAGGCGCTGCAGCGTATCAGTGAGTCGGTCGCCTATGCTCGCAAGCTCGGGCTGGTGGTCAATGCCGGACACGGCCTGCATTACCACAACGTTGAGCCCATTGCGGCGATTACCGGCATCAACGAGCTGAACATCGGTCATGCCATCATTGCCCGCGCGCTGTTTTCCGGGCTCGCCGGTGCGGTGGCTGAGATGCGCGCACTGATCCTGGGGGCTGAAGCGCCCCGATGATCATTGGCATAGGCACCGATATGGTGTTGGTCAGTCGTATCGCGGCGGTCTTGGGACGGCAGGGTGAGCGCTTTGCCCAGCGTATCCTGACTGCCGAGGAACTGCAGCGCTACCGCGCCCACTCCCAGCCGGTGCGCTATCTGGCCAAGCGTTATGCCGCCAAGGAGGCCATTCTCAAGGCGCTGGGAACCGGGCTGGCCAAGGGCATGTCCTGGCAGCACATGCAGATCGATAACGACGCCCATGGAGCGCCGCATGTGGTACTCAGTGGTGTCGCATTGGAGCGGCTGCAGCAGGGCGGCGGTGGCCGCATGCTGCTGTCACTCAGCGATGAGCGGGAGCAGGCGCTGGCATTTGCCGTCTGGTCAGGCGCTTGACGTGCTGCGCAGCCGGTTGATGGCGTCCAGTACGGCCTGCACCGCGCTGCGACTGTCCTCACCTTTCTTGAGCAGGGTTTCCGCAGCCTGACAATGCGCGCGCAGTTCTGGCACTCCGCAATAGCGGGTAGCGCCGTGCAGTTTGTGGATCAGCTCCCGCACGCTTGCCCACTCTTCGCGCTCCAGCGCCTCGGTGATGTTTCGGTGATCCTGCGGCAAGCCATCCAGCAACATTTGCATTATGTCACTGGCCAGGTCCTCCTTGCCGGCCGCCAGCTGCAAACCTTCTTCCCGGTCGATGATCTTCAGTGGCGCTGGCTGTCGTGGCGGCTTCGGTGCGGCAATAACGGGCTGGGGGATATAGCGTGTCACCTTGTCTTGCGGGGACGGCAAGTCCGGGGCCTTGCTCGCCGGGGCCAGGCCGGTCCACTTGTTCAGGCTCTGGCGCAGTTGCTCGGTGGTGATCGGTTTGGTCAGATAATCATTCATGCCGCATTGCAACAGCTGATGACGTTCACTGCTCAAGGCATGGGCTGTCAGCGCCACGATCGGAATCGGATCGAAGCCGGCGACTTCTTCGCGCAGGCGCAACTCGGCGGTGGTCTGACGACCGTCCATGCCGGGCATCTGCACATCCATGAAAATCAGATCGACTCGCTGTTCGGTCAGCAACTCGAGGGCTTCTTCGCCACTGGTGGCGAGCAGGGGGGTTACGCCAATATCGCCGAGGAATGCCTCCAGCAGTTTGAGATTGGCCAGATGGTCATCCACGCACAGGACCCGCAACGCGTGGCAACGCTGCTGGATCGGCGGTAGCGTGACCACCGGGTCGTTGCCCAGCAGGTGCATCACGGCTCGGTACAGCTTGCGGGTATATACCGGCTTCGACATGGTCTGGCACATGGAGCGTGGTAATTGGTCGAGCAGCGGGTAATGCTCGGTAGTGTCGGTCAACACTATGGTCTTGCAGATGTTCAATTCCGACCACTGGCGGGCCATCTCCAGGGTGTCGCCCGGGGGCGTCGCCGTATGCCGGACACTGATCAACGCCAGCTGCAGCGAGTCGTCGCGGTTGGTGCGTGAGGTCAGCGCCTCGTGCAGTTGCTGGGGATTATCGAAAACGCGCACCGACAGGCCGATGTCCTCCAGACTGTGCAGCAACATCTGACGGCTCAGCAGCTGCGGTTCGACCAGGGCCGCGCGCATGCCCAGCAGGGGTTTTTCCGGTAACTCGTCTTCGCCGCGGGCGGATCTGCCCAGACGCAGGGTCAGCCAGAACTCGGAGCCCTCGCCTGGTTGGCTACGCAGGCCGATTTCACCGTGCATCTGTTCGACCAGACGTTTCGATATGACCAGCCCCAGGCCGGTGCCTCCTGTCTGCCGGGAGATCGAGTTGTCGGCCTGGCTGAAGGCCTTGAACAGGGATTTCTGCTGCGTCGGCGACAGGCCGATACCGGTGTCGTTGACACTGATACGCAGCAGCACCTGGTCCACGTCCTGATGTTCGGCCATGACCCTGACGCTGACCGAGCCCTCATGGGTGAACTTGATGGCATTGCTGATCAGATTGGCGAGGATCTGCTTGAGACGCATGGGGTCGCCGCGTAGTCCCAGCGGGGTGTCCCGGTAGATGATGCTGACCAGTTCCAGGCCCTTGTCATGGGCACTGGGCGCGAGCATGGTCAGGGTGTCGTCGATCAGGTCACGCAGGTTGAACGCCAGATTTTCCAGAATCAGCTTGCCGGCCTCGATTTTGGAAAAGTCCAGAATCTCGTTGATGATGGCGAGCAGGTTGTCGGCGGACTTTTCGATGGTCGACAAGTACTCCTGTTGTCGCCCATTCAGCTCGCTGCGCTGCAGCAGGTTGCTGAAACCGAGAATGCCATTGAGCGGGGTGCGCAACTCATGGCTCATATTGGCGAGGAATTCGGATTTGATGCGACTGGCTTCCTGGGCAGTCTTGCGCGCCAGATCCAGTTCGATATTCTGGATTTCGATGGTCTCCAGCGTCTGGCGCAGATCATCGGTCGCCTGATCGATGTTCTGCTGCAGCTCGCCCTGGGCGCTCTGCATGGTCTGCGCCATGTTGTTGACCCCCATCGCCAGATCATCCAGCTCGCGGCTGTCCTGTCCGGCGAGGCGGACATTGAAATGTCCCTGGCTGATCTGACGAATGGCATTGTTGATGCGTGCCACCGGATCGCTGATGCGTCGTCCCATTATTGAGACTACCAGGCCGGTGAGAGCCAGACTCAGGATGATCGCCACCAGGGTGGCAAGCAGGGTCTGGTAGCGGTGCAGCAGCATGTTGCCATGGCTGAGTTCGACTTCCAGCCAGCCCAGGATGCTGTCCGCCTCGACATCCAGACGTAATGTCCGATTGGGCAGATCGAGGCTGGCCAGCAGGGGCATGAGGAAACGGCTGCTGTTTTTGCCGCGCTGAATCTGCAATCCGGTGCCAGCGGTCATGTCGATACCGGTGACGGGTTCGCCGGCCGGGTACATGAACGGGCCGCGATGCTCCAGTTCCTGCATGTTGGCATCGTACAATGTCAGCGCTCGAACATCGGTGTGGTTGAGTGCCGCCCCGAGCATCGGTCCAATAAGACTTATTTCACCGCCCAGCAGCGCATCGGCGGCGGGCTGCTGCAGGTACTCGACGGTCATCAATCCCCGTTGCAGCAACTGCTGCTCTACTTCGCGCACCTGCTGCCAACTGAAATAACCGCCCAGCGCCAGTGCCATCAGGCCGGTGGGGATGAGCGTGATCATCAGCAGGCGGGCCTTGATGCCCAGGCTGCGGCGCGGTCGTGATGGCGGGTCGAGCTTGTTCAATGTATGTATCCCTTTCCCTGTTGCCGGTATCATAGGCCGATTGACCAAAAAGCACAGCCGGGCAACGCAACCCGTTCCTGCCTCGCCTGAAGGATGAATGATGACTAGTGAGTTTCCAACCATTGCCGACTGTATTGGCAATACGCCCCTGGTTCGTCTGCAGCGCATGGCGGGCAATACCGGCAATACGATTCTGCTCAAGCTGGAAGGTAACAATCCGGCCGGGTCGGTCAAGGATCGTCCCGCGTTGTCGATGATCCAGATGGCTGAGCAGCGTGGCAGCATACAGCCCGGCGATACGCTGATCGAAGCGACATCCGGCAACACCGGTATTGCCCTGGCCATGGCGGCGGCGATCATGGGCTACCCGATGATCCTGATCATGCCGGAGAATTCCAGCGACGAACGCAAGTGGGCAATGTCTGCCTACGGTGCCGAGCTGATTCTGGTGAGCAAGGAAGAAGGCATGGAGGGCGCGCGGGATCTGGCCGAGAAAATGCAGCGTGAAGGCAAAGGCAAGTTACTCGACCAGTTTGGCAATCTGGATAACCCCGAGGCGCATTACCGCACCACTGGTCCGGAAATCTGGCGCGATACCGCCGGTCAGGTTACCCATTTCGTCAGCTCGATGGGCACCACAGGCACCATCATGGGCGTGTCGCGCTATCTGAAGGAACAGAACCCGGACATTCAGATCATCGGTCTGCAGCCCACCGAGGGCGCGGCGATTCCGGGCATCCGCCGCTGGCCTCAGGCGTACCTACCGAGTATTTTCGATGCCGAGCGGGTGGATAAGGTGGTGGACATGAGTCAGGAAGAAGCCGAAATCACCATGCGCCGGCTGGCACGTGAAGAAGGCATTTTCTGCGGTGTGTCCTCGGGGGGCGCCGTAGCGGCGGCTCTGCGGCTCAATGCCGAACTCCGCGATGCGATCATTGTGGCGATTATCTGCGATCGCGGTGATCGCTATCTATCCACCGGGGTATTTGATGACCGCTCATGAATAGGTCTCGCGGCAAGCCGAGACGGGCTCCCGATGCGCCTGCGGCAGTAGGTCAGCGGATCGAACTGACGCTGGAGCGCCTGACCCATGACGGCCGGGGAATTGGCCGCTGGCAGGGGCGCACGGTATTCGTTGAAGGCGGCTTGCCCGGCGAGAAGGTCGATGCCCGGGTAATACGCGCCCGCAGCAAACTGATCGAGACGCGGTTGGAAAAACTGCTTGATGCCAGTCCTGAACGCCTTGCACCAGTGTGTCAGCACGTCGCGCTGTGCGGCGGATGCAGTCTCCAGCACATGCCGCGTCAGACTCAGCTGGAAATCAAACAGCAGGCGCTGGCTCAGCAATTGCAGCATTTTGCCGGACTGCAGCCGGAACGCTGGATGCCCGCGCTGACCGGGCCGGAGTATGGCTATCGCCAACGTACCCGGCTATCCATGCGCTGGGATCAACGGACCCAGCGGCTGATGGTAGGCTATCGGCAGCGCGCCAGCAGCGAGTTGGTTGAACTTGAAGAGTGCCCCGTTCTGGTGCCGGTTCTTGAAGCTGTGCTCAAGGAACTGCCGGTGGTGGTGCAGCAGTTGAATGCGCGTGCCGGGTTGGGACACATCGAGCTGATCGCCGGGGAACACCCGAGCATGGTGGTCCGGCATATGCAGCCATTGCCCCAGGCCGATGTCGACCAGTTGAAGGCATTGGCTGCGGCCCATGGGCTGATCTGCCGGCTGCAACCTGATTCGTTGGGCCCGGCGCGGGCGTTACATACGGACATGCCCGATCCGGCCTATCGACTGGCCGATCAGCAGTTGGAATTTCGCTTTGCCGCCGGTGACTTCACCCAGGTGAATGCCGAGGTCAATCAGCAGATGGTCAACCAGGCGCTGGAATGGCTGGCGGTGCAGCCTGGCGATAAAGTGCTGGACCTGTTTTGCGGTGTAGGTAATTTTGCCTTGCCGTTGGCGCAATCGGGTGCTGAAGTGACGGGTATTGAAGGCAGCGCAGAGATGGTCGAGCGCGCCGGCAGCAATGCGCAATTAAATGGGTTGGCGAAAGTGCACTTTATGCAGGCGGACTTGTCGAAGCCGCATGCGACAGACTGGCTGGATACTACCTATCAGGCAGCCCTGCTGGATCCGCCGAGGGATGGGGCTGCCGAACTCGTCGCCACACTGGCCCGGAAGAAGTTGCAGCGGATACTCTATGTATCCTGCAATCCGGCCACGCTGGCGCGCGATGCGGGCATTCTGGCGGAATCAGGTTATCGACTGGTGCAGGCGGGGATAATGGACATGTTTCCCCAGACCGCCCATGTGGAAGCCATGGCACTCTTCGTGTCAGGCAAGGACAGAACGTAATGGTACAAGTCAGAGCAGATCATCCGGTCAATCAGGATGGGACCGTCGATCTCGACGCCTGGATCGAACGGATTCAGCAGCGGGTACCGCTGCCGGCACCCGAGATACTGAAACAGGCTTGCGAATGGGCCAGTGAGCTCGAGCTGGCGGCCAGCAAGACTGAACACCGCTGGGCCAACGGTGCCAGCAGTTATCGTACCGGCCTGGAGATGGCCGAAATTCTCGCCGACCTCAAGCTGGACCAGGACTCTCTGGTGGCGGCGGTCATCTATCGTGCGGTGCGTGAACGCAAGACCGAGCTGGTCGAAGTCGAACGCTGCCTGGGCTCCAGCGTGGCGACACTGGTCGATGGCGTACAGCGTATGGCGGCAATCAGCGTGTCGCAGAATCCACCCAAAGCCAATACCTTCAATACCCAGTCGCAGGTGGAGAACCTGCGCAAGATGCTGGTCACCATGGTCGATGACGTGCGCGTCGCCCTGATCAAGCTGGCCGAGCGTACCTGTGCCATTCGTGCGGTAAAGGATGCCGATAACGAGAAGCGCTACCGGGTTGCGCGTGAGGTGTTCGACATCTATGCCCCGCTGGCCCACCGTCTGGGCATCGGGCATATCAAATGGGAGCTGGAGGACCT
Above is a genomic segment from Halopseudomonas litoralis containing:
- the lepA gene encoding translation elongation factor 4; this encodes MSDLSLIRNFSIIAHIDHGKSTLADRFIQICGGLTEREMASQVLDSMDLERERGITIKAHSVTLYYTAKDGKTYQLNFIDTPGHVDFHYEVSRSLAACEGALLVVDAAQGVEAQSVANCYTAIEQGLEVMPVLNKIDLPQAEPERVQAEIESVIGIDATDAVTCSAKSGMGVEDVLERLIAVIPPPVGEIEAPLQALIIDSWFDNYLGVVSLVRVKQGRIKKGDKVLVKSTGKLHQVDSVGVFNPKHTETGDLKAGEVGFIIAGIKDIHGAPVGDTLTLSNTPDVDMLPGFKKVQPQVYAGLFPVSSDDFEDFRDALSKLTLNDAALQYEPESSDALGFGFRIGFLGMLHMEIIQERLEREYDLDLITTAPTVIFEVVKKDGEKIYVDNPSRLPDPSLIDEMREPIVRANILVPQDHLGSVITLCIEKRGVQHDLVFLGTQVQVIYDLPMNEVVLDFFDRLKSVSRGYASLDYAFDRFQAANLVRLDVLINSEKVDALALIVHRDNAAFKGRQLVEKMKELIPRQMFDVAIQSAVGGQVVARSTVKALRKNVIAKCYGGDASRKKKLLEKQKAGKKRMKQVGNVEIPQEAFLAVLKVE
- the lepB gene encoding signal peptidase I, whose translation is MHINFPLLLVIAVAVTGLLALLDFIWFAPRRRRAMAAYEAGVEVTDAGTLERLNKEPLLVEYGKSFFPVLAVVLILRSFLVEPFQIPSGSMKPTLEIGDFILVNKFSYGIRLPVLETKIIPVGDPQRGDVMVFRYPNDPRINYIKRVVGLPGDVVRYADKQLFVNGTPVERELLRTVGDDEVPAGHPLQALATVDIYLEELGEASHEARYKRLSQTPAAHEWTVPDGHYFMIGDNRDNSNDSRYWSAPDMPRELWGMVPDNYIVGKAFAIWMHWPEPKLSNLPSFARAGLID
- a CDS encoding DUF4845 domain-containing protein; translation: MRHSQKGMSFFGWLAVIALFVFAAITAMKLVPIYMDHFALRKIVTTVNEDPSIKINSLRDLHAHINKGMQINSIRDIKEDEAITVTASGTNTYTVIIKYEVRSPMLRTVDLLVHFDETHIVRPLK
- the rnc gene encoding ribonuclease III; amino-acid sequence: MSNKLDRLERRIGYSFKDQDLLVLALTHRSLGGRNNERLEFLGDSILNFVAAEALFERFPQAREGQLSRLRARLVKGVTLAELAKGFELGEYLRLGSGELKSGGFRRESILADTTEAIIGAIYLDSGMEAARERILLWLTGHIESLTLVDNNKDPKTRLQEYLQGQHIDLPQYEVIDVSGEAHCRVFRVECRAAPLTGHTFGVGSSRRLAEQEAAQKALIAMGVEKVNE
- the era gene encoding GTPase Era, whose translation is MSDSTPRCGYIAIVGRPNVGKSTLLNHILGQKLAITSRKPQTTRHTLLGIKTEENVQAIYVDTPGLHKENEKALNRFMNKSASQALRDVDVVLFVVDRMRWTDEDEMVWNKVRHLECPVVLVVNKVDRLEDKKAMLPHLEWLTQQLPNAEIVPVSALNGGNLDQLQTVIAGLLPEGEHFYPDDQLTDRSSRFLAAELVREKVMRQLGAEIPYQVAVEIEQFKQEGKVLHIHALILVEREGQKKIIIGDGGDRMKKIGQEARLDMQKLFGSKIMLNLWVKVRRGWSDDERALNSLGYRFD
- the recO gene encoding DNA repair protein RecO codes for the protein MQSPLSPAYVLHSRPYRDSSALVDLLTLHHGLQRVVWRGARGQRRKLAPQPFMPLMVGMLGRGELKTLTQAEISGGFLQLQGEMLFSGLYLNELLVRLLGAGDSQPLLFAAYQGALEALASNQPVEPVLRRFEWQLLAILGYGFSLTEDASGLPVREQQRYVWHATEGLQPVHDPLTIDAGLPGQALLAMAADDWTDAITLRAAKQLMRQALGVHLGDRPLVSRQLFARQPRKGDEQ
- the pdxJ gene encoding pyridoxine 5'-phosphate synthase yields the protein MTQPQRVLLGVNIDHVATLRQARGTRYPDPIQAAIEAEQAGADGITVHLREDRRHIQDRDVRLLAEVLQTRMNFEMAVTDEMIAFAAEIRPAHVCLVPERREELTTEGGLDVAGGGARIQQAVEQLTGFGCQVSLFIDPDPQQIEAARNAGAPVIELHTGHYAETSGAEQEQALQRISESVAYARKLGLVVNAGHGLHYHNVEPIAAITGINELNIGHAIIARALFSGLAGAVAEMRALILGAEAPR
- the acpS gene encoding holo-ACP synthase, whose product is MIIGIGTDMVLVSRIAAVLGRQGERFAQRILTAEELQRYRAHSQPVRYLAKRYAAKEAILKALGTGLAKGMSWQHMQIDNDAHGAPHVVLSGVALERLQQGGGGRMLLSLSDEREQALAFAVWSGA
- a CDS encoding ATP-binding protein; this encodes MITLIPTGLMALALGGYFSWQQVREVEQQLLQRGLMTVEYLQQPAADALLGGEISLIGPMLGAALNHTDVRALTLYDANMQELEHRGPFMYPAGEPVTGIDMTAGTGLQIQRGKNSSRFLMPLLASLDLPNRTLRLDVEADSILGWLEVELSHGNMLLHRYQTLLATLVAIILSLALTGLVVSIMGRRISDPVARINNAIRQISQGHFNVRLAGQDSRELDDLAMGVNNMAQTMQSAQGELQQNIDQATDDLRQTLETIEIQNIELDLARKTAQEASRIKSEFLANMSHELRTPLNGILGFSNLLQRSELNGRQQEYLSTIEKSADNLLAIINEILDFSKIEAGKLILENLAFNLRDLIDDTLTMLAPSAHDKGLELVSIIYRDTPLGLRGDPMRLKQILANLISNAIKFTHEGSVSVRVMAEHQDVDQVLLRISVNDTGIGLSPTQQKSLFKAFSQADNSISRQTGGTGLGLVISKRLVEQMHGEIGLRSQPGEGSEFWLTLRLGRSARGEDELPEKPLLGMRAALVEPQLLSRQMLLHSLEDIGLSVRVFDNPQQLHEALTSRTNRDDSLQLALISVRHTATPPGDTLEMARQWSELNICKTIVLTDTTEHYPLLDQLPRSMCQTMSKPVYTRKLYRAVMHLLGNDPVVTLPPIQQRCHALRVLCVDDHLANLKLLEAFLGDIGVTPLLATSGEEALELLTEQRVDLIFMDVQMPGMDGRQTTAELRLREEVAGFDPIPIVALTAHALSSERHQLLQCGMNDYLTKPITTEQLRQSLNKWTGLAPASKAPDLPSPQDKVTRYIPQPVIAAPKPPRQPAPLKIIDREEGLQLAAGKEDLASDIMQMLLDGLPQDHRNITEALEREEWASVRELIHKLHGATRYCGVPELRAHCQAAETLLKKGEDSRSAVQAVLDAINRLRSTSSA